A region of Allocoleopsis franciscana PCC 7113 DNA encodes the following proteins:
- the gap gene encoding type I glyceraldehyde-3-phosphate dehydrogenase, with protein sequence MAKVAINGLGRIGRAVFKIIQDNPDLELVAVNDLVPPENLAYLLNYDTVYGRSKNKVESDENSLIVDGKHYKVVSERDPAQLPWGSMGIDLVFECTGLFTNKEALEKHIQAGAKSVILSAPTKSEGIQTVVYGVNHVPESDNIFSCASCTTNCISPVVEVMGRRIGIKKAILTTIHAYTATQAIVDGPSKKQVREGRAAAANFVPSTTGAAIATTKVLPQYKGKFDGVAVRGPIPVGSISDIIFVTERPTTVEEINTIFREEAESDRYKGIMSACDEEIVSSDIVGDAHASIVDLTMTQVVDGDLVKVMSWYDNEWGYANQMVRAAVEKVKA encoded by the coding sequence ATGGCGAAAGTAGCAATTAACGGATTAGGCAGAATCGGCAGAGCCGTTTTTAAAATCATTCAAGACAATCCAGACTTGGAACTCGTGGCGGTTAATGACCTCGTTCCACCGGAAAATCTGGCTTATTTACTCAACTACGACACCGTCTATGGTCGGTCTAAAAATAAGGTTGAGAGTGATGAAAATAGCTTGATTGTAGACGGAAAACATTACAAAGTTGTGAGTGAAAGAGACCCCGCTCAATTGCCTTGGGGGAGCATGGGAATTGATTTAGTCTTTGAATGCACCGGTCTTTTTACCAACAAAGAAGCGTTAGAAAAGCACATTCAGGCGGGTGCCAAATCCGTGATTCTTTCGGCTCCCACCAAGAGTGAGGGAATCCAAACGGTGGTTTATGGGGTGAATCATGTCCCAGAATCGGATAACATTTTCTCTTGTGCTAGTTGTACCACCAACTGTATTTCACCCGTGGTGGAAGTGATGGGGCGTCGAATTGGCATCAAGAAAGCAATTCTGACCACCATTCATGCTTATACTGCCACTCAGGCAATTGTAGATGGGCCCAGTAAAAAGCAAGTACGTGAAGGACGAGCGGCAGCCGCTAACTTTGTGCCGAGTACAACAGGAGCTGCGATCGCAACCACCAAAGTGTTACCTCAGTATAAAGGGAAATTCGATGGTGTAGCCGTTCGTGGCCCCATTCCGGTGGGTTCTATCTCTGATATTATTTTCGTCACCGAAAGACCCACAACGGTTGAGGAAATTAACACTATTTTCCGAGAAGAAGCCGAAAGCGATCGCTATAAAGGGATCATGAGCGCTTGTGATGAAGAAATCGTTTCTTCTGATATTGTGGGTGATGCCCACGCTTCAATTGTTGATTTAACTATGACCCAAGTGGTTGATGGTGACTTGGTCAAAGTCATGAGTTGGTATGACAATGAATGGGGTTATGCCAATCAAATGGTTCGCGCTGCTGTTGAAAAGGTGAAAGCTTAA
- a CDS encoding cytochrome b/b6 domain-containing protein, which yields MPRSKPYQPSLLRFLHGVNALIALLAIITAFWVYNTFDGRLIKLPLPEINDIIGIHGTFGVAFLLMMPAFALYSFHLGHKRLVQSDSLTKLTQIGKPIWWYSLHRIVNTVMLIAATWALITGRMMKEEWLPIGELDHIWYQLHLAGWVILVVCLIMHLLLSIKVGGLPLIVSMFEFNYRPEDSPATWLQQIRSFFSRS from the coding sequence ATGCCCCGCTCTAAACCTTATCAGCCTTCATTGCTTAGATTCCTCCACGGAGTTAATGCTCTGATTGCTTTGTTGGCGATTATCACCGCATTTTGGGTATACAACACCTTTGATGGACGATTGATTAAGCTACCACTACCAGAGATTAATGACATTATTGGGATTCATGGCACCTTTGGTGTAGCCTTCCTCCTAATGATGCCTGCTTTTGCCTTGTACAGTTTTCATCTGGGTCATAAACGTTTGGTACAATCCGACTCATTAACCAAACTCACACAAATCGGTAAACCAATTTGGTGGTATAGCCTACACCGTATCGTGAATACGGTGATGTTAATCGCTGCAACCTGGGCATTAATCACCGGCAGAATGATGAAAGAAGAATGGCTTCCGATTGGGGAATTAGACCACATTTGGTATCAACTGCACCTGGCAGGCTGGGTAATACTGGTGGTTTGTTTAATCATGCACCTGTTGCTGAGTATTAAGGTTGGTGGTTTGCCACTCATCGTTTCCATGTTTGAATTTAACTATCGTCCCGAAGATTCACCGGCTACCTGGCTTCAGCAAATACGTTCTTTTTTTAGTCGTTCCTGA
- a CDS encoding TMEM165/GDT1 family protein, whose product MLAAFTAGLLLITISELGDKTFFIAVILAMRHSRRLVFVGVLAALAAMTLLSVILGQIVSLLPKHYIHFGEISLFIGFGLKLIYDACRIPAQAENTGAKEAACAVTQQSEGGTITMPTKAWSVSPNLALLFQAFVMTFLAEWGDRTQISTITLAASYQPLGVTSGAILGHGICTAIAVLGGRLIAGRISERVVTAIGGLLFLIFGFIAILDGV is encoded by the coding sequence ATGTTAGCAGCTTTTACAGCGGGTCTATTACTAATTACTATTTCTGAGTTAGGCGATAAAACCTTTTTTATTGCTGTTATTTTGGCAATGCGCCATTCACGACGATTGGTGTTTGTGGGTGTCTTAGCCGCCTTAGCCGCCATGACCTTGCTATCTGTAATATTAGGGCAGATAGTATCGTTGCTTCCCAAGCATTATATTCATTTTGGGGAAATTTCTTTATTTATCGGTTTTGGGCTAAAACTGATTTACGATGCTTGTCGTATACCTGCTCAAGCTGAAAATACAGGAGCGAAAGAAGCGGCCTGTGCGGTAACTCAGCAGAGTGAAGGTGGAACAATCACGATGCCGACTAAGGCGTGGTCTGTGTCCCCCAATCTGGCGCTTTTGTTCCAAGCCTTTGTCATGACATTTTTAGCCGAGTGGGGCGATCGCACTCAAATTAGTACGATTACTTTAGCCGCTTCTTATCAACCCTTGGGTGTTACCAGTGGAGCGATATTAGGGCATGGAATTTGTACCGCGATCGCCGTGCTCGGAGGACGCTTAATCGCGGGTCGAATTTCTGAACGGGTGGTTACGGCGATCGGTGGATTATTATTTCTTATTTTTGGATTTATTGCCATCTTAGACGGCGTTTAA